A single region of the Pseudomonas mandelii genome encodes:
- a CDS encoding BatD family protein: MTRFTLFMLALLLSTVQAQAAALVASVDRSRLNSGETVELTLESNDVTQFGKPDLAPLEPLFEVRGTRQVNQLTTLNGDNRATTRWIITLLPKENGSVTIPPLQLGEVQSQPITVQVVESETQDTANKLAPVFIDASLDQSSVYVQAQAILTLRIYHSVSLYDDSSLTPLQIPDARIEQLGESRTYEKAINGLRHGVIEMRYAIYPQHSGELTIPAQIFSATLVDTQPTQDATQAPKSGKLMRVSSTPILLTVKAKPITYPADLPWLPARSLSLSESWNPEPDHAQAGDSLTRSLTLKAEGLASSQLPPLPATDVNGLRRYPDQPVLSNQSTERGLIGSREEREALVPGRSGAIELPAVEVVWWNTFEDHLEHSSLPARSLQVASNPSLVVDTPAGTPSVMSAADSETLWRWKLSTLILACTTLLGFGLWWRGRWQPAVLRAAQTGPSPRTVLDELKRACQANDPHATRQALDAWARQQPETLADMAARFVPLSDALDGLNGALYSETGQHWQGEELWRAIKAIPIAERVQDPVGDSGLPPLYPK; this comes from the coding sequence ATGACCCGCTTCACCCTTTTCATGCTCGCCCTGCTGCTCAGCACCGTCCAGGCTCAGGCGGCGGCGCTGGTCGCCAGTGTCGATCGCAGTCGCCTGAACTCCGGCGAGACGGTCGAACTGACCCTGGAATCCAACGACGTCACCCAATTCGGCAAGCCTGACCTGGCACCGCTGGAACCGCTGTTCGAAGTGCGTGGCACCCGCCAGGTCAACCAACTGACCACCCTGAACGGCGATAACCGCGCTACCACGCGCTGGATCATCACCTTGCTGCCCAAGGAAAACGGCAGCGTGACGATTCCCCCGCTGCAACTGGGCGAGGTGCAGAGCCAGCCGATTACCGTGCAAGTGGTCGAAAGCGAAACCCAGGACACCGCGAACAAACTGGCCCCGGTGTTTATCGACGCGAGCCTCGACCAGTCCAGTGTTTATGTGCAGGCCCAGGCCATTCTGACTTTACGCATCTATCATTCGGTGTCGCTGTACGACGACAGCAGCCTGACTCCGTTGCAGATTCCCGACGCGCGCATCGAACAACTGGGCGAGTCGCGCACTTACGAGAAAGCCATCAACGGCCTGCGTCATGGCGTGATTGAAATGCGCTATGCGATCTACCCGCAACACAGCGGCGAATTGACCATTCCGGCGCAGATTTTCAGTGCCACGCTCGTCGACACCCAACCCACCCAGGACGCCACCCAGGCGCCGAAGTCCGGGAAACTGATGCGTGTCAGCTCCACTCCGATTCTGCTGACGGTCAAGGCCAAACCCATTACCTACCCTGCCGACCTGCCCTGGTTGCCGGCCCGCAGCCTGAGCCTGAGCGAAAGCTGGAACCCGGAGCCGGACCATGCGCAGGCGGGTGATTCGCTGACTCGTAGCCTGACCTTGAAGGCCGAAGGCCTGGCCAGTTCCCAACTGCCGCCGCTGCCCGCCACCGACGTCAACGGCCTGCGCCGTTACCCGGACCAACCGGTGCTGAGCAACCAAAGCACCGAGCGCGGCCTGATCGGCAGTCGTGAAGAGCGCGAAGCGCTGGTGCCGGGCCGCAGTGGCGCCATCGAGTTGCCTGCGGTGGAAGTGGTCTGGTGGAACACCTTCGAAGATCACCTGGAACACAGCAGCCTGCCGGCCCGAAGCCTGCAAGTGGCGAGTAATCCGAGCCTGGTGGTCGATACTCCGGCTGGCACGCCGTCGGTCATGTCCGCAGCCGACAGCGAAACCCTTTGGCGCTGGAAACTCAGCACCCTGATCCTGGCCTGCACCACCCTGCTCGGTTTCGGTCTCTGGTGGCGTGGCCGCTGGCAACCCGCCGTGCTGCGCGCCGCGCAGACCGGCCCGAGCCCACGCACCGTCCTCGACGAACTCAAGCGCGCCTGCCAGGCCAACGATCCCCACGCCACCCGCCAGGCCCTCGACGCCTGGGCCCGGCAACAACCGGAAACCCTCGCCGACATGGCCGCCCGCTTCGTGCCACTGTCCGACGCACTGGACGGCTTGAACGGCGCGCTCTACAGCGAAACCGGCCAGCACTGGCAAGGCGAAGAACTGTGGCGGGCGATCAAAGCGATCCCGATTGCCGAACGGGTTCAGGATCCGGTGGGTGACAGTGGCCTGCCGCCGTTGTATCCGAAGTAA
- a CDS encoding ABC-F family ATP-binding cassette domain-containing protein yields the protein MTQRLLQLDQVSYNLPDGRVLFDHLNHTFNSRATGIVGANGCGKSLLGRLLTGQQCPTNGIVRREGQVYAVAQLLEPERYPTVAALAGVDLILAALDRIAQGSVDEDDHALAVDQWDCATRLEAELEKIGLGHLNADSHTDVLSGGERQRVALLGAWLSRADWLILDEPSNHLDIDQQHKLAQQIDRWPSGLVLISHDRGLLEHVNEIVELSPLGLAAYGGNYSQYVAAREQEQQSFQSALQGERAQAKREQREMAVQMERQQRRNARGDRQARDGNQAKLITNAQKERSENSQGKLRLNQQVAREQQQQRIAEARARCAPDIQRMMLSPESVVPDGKLIVQLNDVILPFGHTAPVNLTLTGPMRMAILGANGSGKSTLLQVIAGQLAVREGEVIRTCHVGWLDQHAGLQHPERTAVQWLYESNPELPEAEARTRLAQMGIDADRATLKTSQLSGGERLKIALAAQLYALRPPQLLLLDEPDNHLDLPSKVALEQMLNQFQGALIVVSHDSAFLQAIHLDAEFHLNS from the coding sequence ATGACCCAACGATTACTTCAACTTGATCAAGTGTCGTACAACCTGCCCGATGGGCGCGTTCTGTTCGATCACTTGAATCACACCTTTAACTCCAGGGCCACTGGCATCGTGGGTGCCAATGGCTGCGGAAAGTCGTTGCTTGGCCGCCTGCTGACGGGGCAACAATGTCCCACCAACGGTATCGTCCGTCGCGAAGGTCAGGTCTATGCCGTGGCGCAGTTATTGGAGCCCGAGCGCTATCCCACCGTTGCCGCGCTGGCCGGTGTCGACTTAATTCTGGCGGCGCTTGATCGCATCGCCCAGGGCAGCGTCGACGAGGATGACCATGCGTTAGCGGTCGATCAATGGGATTGCGCCACACGCCTTGAGGCGGAGCTGGAGAAGATCGGCCTGGGCCATTTGAATGCCGACTCGCACACCGACGTCCTTAGTGGGGGCGAGCGGCAGCGGGTCGCGCTGCTGGGGGCGTGGTTGTCTCGGGCCGACTGGCTCATTCTGGATGAGCCCAGCAACCACTTGGATATTGATCAGCAACACAAGCTTGCGCAGCAGATCGATCGCTGGCCCAGCGGCCTGGTGTTGATCAGTCATGACCGGGGCCTTCTGGAGCACGTGAACGAAATTGTCGAGCTTTCGCCATTGGGGTTGGCGGCCTATGGCGGCAACTACAGTCAATATGTGGCGGCGCGCGAGCAGGAACAGCAGTCGTTCCAGTCGGCATTGCAAGGCGAGCGGGCACAGGCCAAGCGCGAGCAACGTGAGATGGCCGTGCAGATGGAGCGTCAGCAACGGCGTAATGCGCGCGGCGACCGTCAGGCCCGCGACGGCAATCAGGCCAAGTTGATCACCAACGCCCAGAAAGAACGCAGTGAAAACAGTCAGGGAAAATTGCGCCTCAATCAGCAAGTGGCCCGGGAGCAGCAACAACAACGTATTGCCGAAGCCCGGGCGCGGTGTGCGCCGGATATCCAGCGCATGATGCTGTCCCCGGAAAGCGTGGTGCCCGATGGCAAGCTGATTGTGCAGCTCAACGACGTCATTCTGCCGTTCGGTCACACGGCGCCGGTCAATCTGACGCTGACCGGGCCTATGCGCATGGCAATCCTCGGCGCCAACGGTAGCGGTAAGTCGACCTTGTTGCAGGTGATCGCCGGCCAGTTGGCGGTTCGCGAAGGCGAAGTCATACGCACCTGTCATGTCGGCTGGCTGGATCAACACGCCGGGTTGCAGCACCCCGAGCGCACGGCGGTGCAATGGCTCTACGAGAGCAATCCGGAGTTGCCCGAAGCCGAGGCGCGAACCCGGTTGGCGCAGATGGGCATTGATGCGGATCGAGCGACGCTCAAGACCAGTCAGTTGAGTGGTGGCGAACGCCTGAAAATAGCCCTGGCGGCGCAGTTGTATGCACTGCGGCCACCGCAGTTACTGTTGCTGGACGAGCCGGACAACCATCTGGACTTGCCCAGCAAAGTAGCGCTGGAACAGATGCTCAATCAGTTTCAGGGCGCGTTGATCGTCGTCTCTCACGACAGCGCTTTTTTACAGGCCATTCATCTGGACGCCGAGTTTCATCTCAACAGTTAG